One stretch of Phycisphaerae bacterium DNA includes these proteins:
- the rpsP gene encoding 30S ribosomal protein S16 — protein sequence MAVRLRLKRMGRRHRSFFRLSAMESRCPRDGRVLEELGTYDPQNKAADQQLKLDVDRIKHWLQRGALPTETVASLLKKQGIAVR from the coding sequence ATGGCTGTCAGGCTGCGACTCAAGAGAATGGGACGCCGGCACCGTTCGTTTTTCCGGCTCAGTGCCATGGAGTCGCGTTGCCCGCGCGACGGGCGCGTCCTCGAAGAGCTCGGCACGTACGACCCTCAGAACAAGGCCGCGGACCAGCAGTTGAAGCTCGACGTGGACCGGATCAAGCACTGGCTCCAGCGCGGCGCGCTGCCGACAGAGACCGTCGCCAGCCTGCTCAAGAAACAGGGCATCGCCGTCCGGTGA